Proteins from a genomic interval of Oceanispirochaeta crateris:
- the ygeW gene encoding knotted carbamoyltransferase YgeW translates to MDRIGIEERIKDLSCLRAENMYLKDFLLTWDKTDDEIAAVFEVAEILRGMRESNISSKAFDSGLGISLFRDNSTRTRFSYASALNLLGLKDQDLDEGKSQIAHGETVRETANMISFMADVIGIRDDMYIGKGHTYMKNVAKAVEEGYRDGVLEQRPTLVNLQCDIDHPTQSMADTLHLINHFGGVENLKGKKIAMTWAYSPSYGKPLSVPQGIIGLLTRFGMNVSLAHPEGYEVMPEVEAIAAKNSANSGGSFVKTNSMADAFKDADIVYPKSWAPFSAMEKRTDLYGAGDFDGIKTLEKELLAQNAKHTDWECTEELMKTTKNAEALYMHCLPADITDVSCKQGEVAASVFDRYRVPLYKEASFKPYIIAAMIFTSKFKNPSEKLMEMLKRDRNRIL, encoded by the coding sequence ATGGATAGAATTGGAATTGAAGAGAGAATCAAAGACCTTTCCTGCCTCAGAGCAGAGAATATGTACCTCAAAGATTTTCTGCTGACATGGGACAAAACAGATGATGAAATTGCAGCCGTATTCGAGGTTGCTGAAATCTTGAGGGGAATGAGAGAAAGTAATATTTCTTCCAAAGCCTTTGACAGCGGATTGGGGATTTCCCTGTTCCGCGACAACTCAACACGAACCCGTTTCAGCTATGCCAGTGCTTTGAACCTTCTTGGACTGAAAGATCAGGACCTGGATGAAGGAAAATCGCAGATTGCCCATGGTGAAACCGTCCGGGAAACAGCCAATATGATCAGCTTCATGGCCGATGTCATTGGTATCAGAGACGACATGTACATTGGTAAAGGTCATACATACATGAAGAATGTAGCCAAGGCAGTGGAAGAAGGCTACCGGGACGGCGTTCTTGAGCAGCGACCAACTCTTGTAAACCTTCAGTGTGATATAGATCATCCCACTCAGAGCATGGCAGATACCCTTCACCTGATCAATCATTTTGGTGGTGTTGAAAACTTGAAAGGCAAAAAGATTGCCATGACCTGGGCCTATTCTCCTTCTTATGGTAAACCTCTTTCTGTTCCACAGGGAATCATTGGGCTTCTCACACGCTTTGGAATGAATGTGTCTCTGGCCCATCCCGAAGGCTATGAAGTCATGCCCGAAGTCGAAGCGATTGCAGCTAAAAACTCGGCTAATTCCGGAGGAAGTTTTGTCAAAACAAACTCCATGGCAGATGCTTTCAAAGACGCAGACATCGTCTATCCCAAGAGCTGGGCACCCTTTAGTGCCATGGAAAAGAGAACAGACCTCTATGGTGCCGGTGATTTTGACGGAATTAAAACTCTGGAAAAAGAACTCCTCGCTCAGAATGCCAAGCATACAGACTGGGAATGCACAGAAGAACTTATGAAAACAACAAAGAATGCAGAAGCCCTGTACATGCACTGTCTGCCCGCGGATATCACAGATGTCAGCTGCAAACAGGGAGAAGTGGCCGCTTCGGTTTTTGACCGCTACAGAGTACCTCTTTACAAGGAAGCCAGCTTCAAACCCTATATCATAGCAGCCATGATTTTTACGAGTAAATTTAAAAATCCTTCAGAGAAACTGATGGAAATGCTAAAACGGGATAGAAACAGAATCCTATAA
- the ssnA gene encoding putative aminohydrolase SsnA — translation MLIIKNATVVNFSPPEVHRGWDLVIDNGMIAAAGPGASEGLKADEVWDLNGDIVHPGLVCSHNHFYSGLSRGILADINPSPDFISILKNLWWRLDRAIDKDILKSSALICSLDAIRNGTTAVIDHHSSPSFIEGSLSVMKQSFEQTGLRGMSCYETSDRNGMSEMEAGVAENVRMAHEIDKEKEAGKWSGLYEAHIGGHAPFTIPESGMKMLKDAIDATGRGIHIHVAEDKYDAAHSHHHYDEDLLVRMDRHGLLNSKSLIAHGLYLSEKERNILDERNSFLVVNFRSNMNNNVGAQQHLGGIKNAALGTDGIGSDMWEEFKFAYFKHKDTGGPLWPGDFLNFLHNGNTLLERNFDSRFGRIEKGFKADLVVSDYRNPTPLKGENIAGHMAFGQSAGSVRSVVIDGKVVMKDRKFPFDEKEIYAEARENAARLWENMNKLDDSK, via the coding sequence ATGCTGATTATTAAAAATGCGACTGTCGTCAACTTCTCACCTCCCGAAGTCCACCGGGGCTGGGATCTTGTGATTGACAACGGAATGATTGCTGCGGCTGGTCCCGGGGCCTCGGAGGGCTTAAAGGCCGATGAGGTATGGGATTTGAACGGAGATATTGTCCATCCCGGACTGGTGTGCAGTCACAACCACTTTTACTCCGGTCTTTCCAGAGGAATTTTGGCGGATATAAACCCCTCACCGGATTTTATCTCCATCCTGAAAAACCTCTGGTGGCGCCTAGATCGGGCCATAGACAAGGATATTCTGAAATCGAGTGCCCTCATCTGTTCCCTCGATGCCATACGAAACGGAACAACGGCGGTCATAGACCACCACTCCTCACCCTCCTTCATTGAAGGCTCCCTGTCTGTGATGAAGCAAAGCTTTGAACAAACCGGTTTGCGCGGGATGAGCTGCTATGAAACATCCGATCGTAACGGCATGTCAGAAATGGAAGCCGGAGTCGCTGAAAATGTGCGGATGGCCCATGAAATTGACAAAGAAAAAGAGGCTGGAAAATGGTCAGGCCTCTATGAAGCCCATATTGGGGGCCATGCTCCCTTCACCATACCGGAAAGTGGAATGAAGATGCTCAAGGATGCCATCGATGCTACGGGACGGGGAATCCATATCCATGTCGCCGAAGACAAGTATGACGCCGCCCACTCACACCACCATTACGACGAAGACCTTTTGGTGAGGATGGACAGACACGGCCTGCTCAATAGCAAGTCACTCATTGCCCACGGCCTCTACCTCTCGGAAAAGGAAAGAAATATCCTCGATGAAAGAAACAGCTTTCTGGTGGTAAACTTCCGCTCCAACATGAATAACAATGTTGGTGCCCAGCAGCACTTGGGTGGAATCAAAAATGCAGCCCTGGGAACAGATGGCATCGGCAGTGATATGTGGGAAGAGTTCAAATTTGCCTACTTTAAACACAAGGATACGGGTGGCCCTCTCTGGCCAGGTGACTTTCTAAACTTCCTTCATAATGGAAACACCCTCCTTGAAAGGAATTTTGACAGCCGTTTCGGCCGCATTGAGAAAGGGTTTAAAGCGGATCTTGTTGTGTCAGATTATAGAAACCCGACTCCTCTCAAGGGCGAAAACATAGCTGGTCACATGGCCTTTGGACAATCTGCCGGGTCTGTACGATCTGTCGTCATAGACGGAAAGGTCGTCATGAAAGACCGAAAGTTTCCTTTTGATGAAAAAGAAATCTATGCAGAAGCCAGGGAGAATGCGGCCAGACTCTGGGAAAACATGAACAAACTGGATGATTCTAAGTAA
- the rnmV gene encoding ribonuclease M5, producing MIIQELIVVEGVDDVAAVKKAVQAEVLPVHGFAVKSKKTLDKIRFASERIGVIVLTDPDHAGRTIRETIEKAVPNVKHAYISRKEGTKKDNIGVENASSEAIIAALEKARFKLVENTQEFSLADMDSYGLSGASGSKERRQNLGQLLRIGYGNTKQFLARLNHFGISRDELEKALSQINKRV from the coding sequence ATGATAATACAAGAACTAATTGTGGTTGAAGGGGTTGATGATGTGGCTGCCGTTAAAAAAGCGGTTCAGGCAGAAGTCCTCCCTGTTCATGGTTTCGCCGTAAAATCCAAAAAAACGTTGGATAAAATCCGTTTTGCCAGTGAGCGAATCGGTGTGATTGTCCTCACCGATCCGGATCATGCAGGTAGAACCATCAGAGAAACTATTGAAAAAGCGGTTCCCAATGTCAAACACGCCTATATCTCCCGGAAAGAAGGGACCAAAAAAGACAATATCGGCGTTGAAAATGCAAGTAGCGAAGCGATTATTGCCGCACTTGAAAAAGCCCGGTTTAAGCTCGTGGAAAACACTCAGGAATTCTCATTGGCAGATATGGATTCTTACGGATTGAGCGGAGCCTCAGGTTCAAAGGAAAGACGGCAGAATCTGGGTCAGCTGCTCAGGATCGGCTACGGCAATACAAAACAGTTCCTGGCCCGGCTCAACCACTTCGGAATCAGCCGGGATGAACTTGAAAAAGCGCTTTCCCAGATCAATAAAAGAGTATAA
- a CDS encoding YgeY family selenium metabolism-linked hydrolase, giving the protein MGIEKEIRAKAEEYRDYTATLLSEMVKIKSYSSEEEAVCRKIKEMCEEAGFDEVYFDGLGSVIGRIGSGPKILAFDAHIDTVTTGDLSAWKKDPFSGEIDDTYVWGRGTSDQKGGAASMITAGKILKDLGYDKDYSVYFTFTVMEEDCDGMCWKYLIEEEKLIPNFAVSTEPTSCRLYRGHRGRMEMVVTLKGISSHGSAPERGVSAAYKASRAALAMEKLNSELKPDAENFLGKGTIVVSEMKVNGPSQCAVPDQAMLYLDRRLTWGEDAALAISQVKEYITEALGEEPESVTMPDYSKRGWKNTDYSQELYFPTWKIDEDHEIVKAGVSAHTDLFGKAPVVDKWTFSTNGVAICGRHKIPMIGFGPGDESEAHAPNEKNRIEDLVICSAFYAMLPYKLS; this is encoded by the coding sequence ATGGGTATTGAAAAAGAGATTCGCGCCAAAGCAGAAGAATACAGAGACTACACAGCAACTTTGCTTTCAGAAATGGTTAAAATAAAATCTTACAGCTCAGAGGAAGAGGCGGTCTGCCGAAAAATCAAAGAGATGTGTGAAGAAGCAGGATTTGATGAAGTCTATTTTGACGGATTGGGTTCTGTTATCGGCCGTATTGGATCAGGACCTAAGATTCTAGCCTTTGATGCACACATCGATACGGTCACCACCGGAGACCTGAGTGCCTGGAAAAAGGATCCTTTTTCCGGAGAAATCGATGATACATATGTGTGGGGACGGGGAACATCTGACCAGAAAGGGGGTGCTGCCTCCATGATCACAGCTGGAAAGATCCTCAAAGATCTGGGATATGATAAGGATTATTCTGTTTACTTCACCTTCACTGTCATGGAAGAAGACTGTGACGGAATGTGCTGGAAATATCTGATTGAAGAAGAAAAGCTCATCCCCAACTTCGCCGTCTCTACCGAACCCACAAGCTGCCGTCTCTATAGAGGCCATAGGGGAAGAATGGAAATGGTTGTGACCTTGAAAGGAATATCCAGCCATGGATCTGCTCCTGAAAGAGGCGTGAGTGCGGCCTACAAAGCCAGCCGTGCCGCTCTGGCCATGGAGAAACTGAACTCCGAATTAAAACCTGATGCAGAGAATTTCCTTGGAAAAGGAACCATCGTCGTATCAGAAATGAAGGTCAACGGCCCCTCCCAGTGTGCCGTTCCCGACCAGGCCATGCTCTACCTTGACCGCCGACTCACATGGGGTGAGGATGCGGCCCTTGCCATCAGTCAGGTCAAAGAATACATCACAGAAGCCCTGGGTGAAGAACCCGAGTCTGTCACCATGCCCGATTACAGCAAAAGGGGCTGGAAGAATACAGATTACAGCCAGGAACTCTATTTCCCCACATGGAAAATTGATGAAGACCATGAAATTGTCAAGGCTGGAGTATCCGCACACACGGATCTATTCGGCAAGGCTCCCGTTGTAGATAAATGGACCTTCTCAACAAATGGAGTTGCCATTTGCGGACGCCATAAAATCCCCATGATTGGGTTTGGACCCGGAGATGAGTCAGAAGCCCACGCTCCCAATGAGAAGAACAGAATAGAAGACCTTGTAATCTGCAGCGCTTTCTATGCCATGCTTCCCTACAAACTCTCCTAA
- a CDS encoding AMP-dependent synthetase/ligase, translated as MNLTPWEFLPKYKGKYFNGTWPTLPEVLEITVERYGERRAFTAYSPELLELTYKDVLEKSKIIGQYLHSHGVRKGHRVGVTGKNSPEWGLAYLGILFAGGVVVPLDYGLSNGEVEKLMEMADVDILFCDEEKYDFFQDKNLKNLIALSPKKENYVLHISHDGDETIDMPQEDDLAAILFTSGTTGVSKGVMLTHSNFVSDAYQAQANMNIFHTDVFYALLPLHHSYSMLAVFIESLCVGSEIVFAKHLAIAQILKDLKQGQVTMFLGVPMLFNKMIKGLMKGIRDKGIVVYGLILFLMWISGLIKKYFHVNPGKKMFKGLLAKLSLDTNRVCICGGGPLPASTFKMFNQLGIDFVQGYGLTETSPIVALNPKEAYKEDSVGKMIPGTQTKILDPDERGCGEIALKGSMVMRGYYKNDEATREVFTEDNWFKTGDVGYLDEDNYLYLTGRAKSMIVTEGGKNVFPEEIEDKFQLYDEIDQILIRGYVLDAKMKTEGIEALIYPNQDGKDLSREHFQKVIDEVNSNLKAYQKISQFHILHEAMEMTTTKKIKRHKVVLKED; from the coding sequence ATGAATTTAACACCCTGGGAATTCCTACCAAAATACAAAGGTAAGTACTTTAATGGTACCTGGCCGACTCTTCCCGAAGTCCTTGAAATTACGGTTGAGCGTTATGGCGAAAGAAGGGCTTTTACTGCTTATTCTCCAGAACTTCTGGAACTGACTTACAAGGATGTATTGGAAAAATCCAAGATTATCGGACAGTATCTTCATTCCCATGGTGTTCGAAAGGGTCACCGTGTGGGTGTCACCGGAAAGAACTCCCCCGAATGGGGACTTGCCTACCTCGGTATTCTTTTTGCCGGTGGTGTTGTTGTTCCATTGGACTATGGACTCAGCAATGGTGAAGTTGAGAAACTTATGGAAATGGCCGATGTTGACATCCTGTTTTGTGATGAAGAAAAGTATGATTTTTTCCAAGATAAAAATCTCAAGAATTTGATAGCTCTGTCACCCAAAAAAGAAAATTATGTTTTGCACATCAGTCATGATGGAGATGAAACCATAGATATGCCCCAAGAGGATGATCTGGCTGCCATTCTGTTTACGTCAGGAACCACAGGTGTTTCCAAGGGCGTTATGCTGACTCATTCCAATTTTGTCAGTGATGCTTACCAGGCTCAGGCGAATATGAACATCTTCCATACGGATGTATTTTATGCCCTTCTTCCCCTGCATCACTCTTATTCCATGCTGGCTGTTTTTATCGAATCACTCTGTGTTGGTTCAGAAATCGTGTTTGCCAAGCATCTGGCCATCGCCCAGATTCTAAAGGACCTTAAACAGGGTCAGGTCACCATGTTTTTGGGAGTTCCCATGCTCTTTAACAAGATGATCAAGGGATTGATGAAGGGAATCCGTGATAAAGGAATCGTTGTTTATGGATTGATTCTGTTTTTGATGTGGATTAGCGGCCTCATTAAAAAATACTTCCATGTAAACCCGGGGAAGAAAATGTTCAAAGGACTCCTTGCAAAATTATCCCTTGATACCAACAGGGTTTGTATTTGCGGTGGAGGTCCTCTTCCTGCGTCCACATTTAAGATGTTCAATCAATTGGGAATTGACTTTGTCCAGGGATATGGATTGACCGAGACCTCACCCATTGTCGCCTTGAATCCCAAGGAAGCTTACAAAGAAGATTCTGTGGGAAAGATGATTCCCGGCACACAGACTAAGATTCTTGATCCCGATGAGAGGGGATGCGGCGAAATTGCCCTCAAGGGTTCAATGGTCATGCGGGGATATTACAAGAATGATGAGGCCACCAGAGAAGTCTTCACGGAAGACAACTGGTTTAAGACTGGGGATGTGGGTTATTTGGATGAGGATAACTATCTGTATCTCACAGGTCGGGCGAAATCTATGATTGTCACAGAAGGGGGCAAGAATGTGTTCCCCGAAGAAATTGAGGATAAGTTCCAACTGTATGATGAAATTGATCAGATTCTTATCCGCGGCTATGTGTTGGATGCCAAAATGAAGACCGAGGGAATTGAAGCTCTGATTTATCCAAATCAGGATGGGAAAGATCTAAGCCGTGAACACTTTCAAAAAGTGATCGATGAGGTAAATTCCAACCTGAAGGCCTACCAGAAAATTAGCCAATTTCATATACTCCATGAAGCCATGGAAATGACAACTACAAAGAAAATAAAGAGACACAAAGTCGTTTTGAAAGAGGATTGA
- the arcC gene encoding carbamate kinase, which yields MAESLALIAIGGNSLIADKDHMSVEDQYAAVCTTARHIADLVEAGMTIVVTHGNGPQVGFILRRSEIARETAQMHPVPLVNCDADTQGAIGYQIQQALDNEFRKRKIKQSAATIVTQVLVDKKDEAFLKPAKPIGQFYTADEAHLLRAAYPEWTLVEDAGRGFRRVVASPLPQEIIELGAIKALISNKYCVVAAGGGGIPVVENSEGQLEGIDAVIDKDFASAFLSHALDADVFIISTGVKEVCLNFGKPDQMILTNIKASEARQYLKEGHFAPGSMAPKIKAALDFLERGGREVIITSPDNLKEAVLKGAGTHITQD from the coding sequence ATGGCTGAATCATTGGCTCTCATTGCCATCGGAGGGAATTCCCTCATCGCTGATAAGGATCATATGTCTGTAGAAGATCAGTATGCCGCTGTTTGCACAACCGCCCGTCATATCGCTGATCTGGTGGAGGCAGGAATGACCATCGTAGTCACCCATGGAAATGGTCCTCAAGTAGGATTTATACTCAGAAGGTCTGAGATTGCCAGGGAAACAGCCCAGATGCATCCTGTCCCACTTGTAAACTGTGATGCCGATACTCAGGGAGCCATCGGCTACCAAATTCAACAGGCCCTTGATAATGAGTTCAGAAAGCGTAAAATAAAACAGTCCGCTGCAACCATTGTGACACAGGTTCTTGTGGACAAGAAAGATGAAGCCTTCCTGAAACCGGCCAAGCCCATTGGTCAGTTCTATACTGCCGACGAGGCGCACCTTCTCAGGGCTGCTTATCCGGAATGGACACTGGTTGAAGATGCAGGCAGGGGGTTCCGCAGGGTTGTTGCCTCACCCCTTCCTCAGGAAATCATAGAACTGGGAGCCATCAAAGCACTGATATCGAATAAGTATTGTGTCGTGGCAGCAGGAGGAGGCGGTATCCCCGTCGTTGAAAACAGCGAGGGTCAGCTGGAAGGCATTGATGCTGTTATCGATAAAGATTTTGCTTCTGCCTTCTTATCCCATGCCCTGGATGCCGATGTATTCATCATATCCACGGGTGTCAAAGAAGTATGCCTCAACTTTGGAAAACCGGATCAAATGATTCTGACCAACATAAAGGCATCAGAGGCGAGACAATACCTGAAGGAAGGACACTTTGCACCGGGAAGCATGGCTCCAAAAATCAAGGCGGCCCTGGATTTTCTGGAAAGAGGTGGCCGGGAAGTCATCATCACCAGCCCGGACAATTTGAAAGAGGCTGTACTCAAGGGTGCAGGCACACATATAACGCAGGATTAA
- a CDS encoding helix-turn-helix transcriptional regulator, producing MPHSDSSDILKSCIPLVHAVGKTIGVGEVILYDFQREPPVLIAREGGITSRQPGTPASQLLCDMVDEMEAAGETMRINYESATKSGKPLKSTTVLIHDKKALLGALSLNMDMSAMNMLQHFIDQFSGKERADGHDEMPQNTQEFLNIMIRKGIETIGKPVCYFDKKDNLEVVRFLNENHIFSIKGSTDNLAGELNVSRYTIYNYIEEVKNTL from the coding sequence ATGCCTCATTCTGATTCGTCTGATATTCTTAAGTCCTGTATTCCTCTGGTTCATGCTGTTGGTAAAACGATTGGTGTTGGAGAAGTGATACTCTATGATTTTCAGCGAGAACCGCCAGTGTTAATTGCCAGAGAAGGGGGAATCACCAGCCGTCAACCTGGAACACCGGCTTCTCAGCTCCTCTGTGATATGGTGGATGAAATGGAGGCCGCCGGCGAAACCATGCGTATAAACTATGAATCGGCCACAAAATCAGGAAAACCTCTCAAATCGACGACGGTTCTCATCCATGATAAAAAGGCACTTTTAGGAGCACTCAGCTTGAACATGGATATGAGCGCCATGAATATGCTCCAGCATTTTATCGATCAGTTTAGCGGGAAGGAGAGAGCTGACGGCCATGATGAAATGCCTCAGAATACTCAGGAGTTCCTGAATATTATGATTAGGAAAGGGATCGAGACCATAGGGAAACCTGTTTGTTATTTTGACAAGAAAGACAATCTGGAGGTTGTTCGCTTCCTCAATGAAAATCATATTTTTTCTATCAAGGGATCAACGGATAATCTGGCGGGAGAACTCAATGTCAGCCGCTATACAATTTATAATTATATTGAAGAGGTGAAGAATACTCTCTAA
- a CDS encoding DUF1456 family protein, with amino-acid sequence MMEFNTVLRSLRYALDYTDQQMTEVFALDGYKVTSSDINLMLKHEEQDGFLAIDDVVLGHFLDGLITQKRGPADPNRKAPLPQALDNNMVLKKLRIAMELREEDMISTLKKGGFVISKAELSALFRKKGHKHYRECGDQLLRHFLKGLAIPD; translated from the coding sequence ATGATGGAATTCAACACAGTACTACGAAGCTTGCGTTATGCACTTGATTATACAGACCAGCAAATGACCGAAGTCTTTGCTTTAGACGGTTATAAGGTGACCTCATCCGATATCAATCTGATGCTCAAACATGAGGAACAGGATGGCTTTTTAGCCATTGACGATGTTGTTCTCGGTCATTTTCTAGATGGGCTGATCACTCAGAAAAGAGGCCCTGCAGATCCTAATCGAAAAGCACCACTGCCTCAGGCATTGGATAATAATATGGTATTGAAAAAGCTTAGAATTGCCATGGAACTGAGAGAAGAGGATATGATCAGCACCCTCAAGAAGGGTGGTTTTGTTATTTCAAAGGCTGAATTATCTGCTCTGTTCAGAAAAAAAGGGCATAAGCATTACAGGGAGTGCGGGGATCAACTCCTTCGTCACTTTTTAAAAGGGCTTGCCATCCCCGATTGA